Proteins from one Desulfonatronovibrio hydrogenovorans DSM 9292 genomic window:
- a CDS encoding sulfotransferase produces the protein MINLIEQLNNVLARERMFDQFYKDIPPTPQLPVIFIVGLPRSGTTPLAQMMIQRFRLGYASNLIAKFWNAPEFGISLARELSQDPGHESSGLESNYGFTAGYEGHHEFGYFWRRWFDFKENHFLDHEAQSRIDVRGLQKSLAVMENAWKRPLIFKNPAALPLQTEFLANMLSTSFFIYIKRDIESVAVSLFNGRIKYMKDINQWFSIKPKQYSHLKSQDIPEQIAGQIHYTQKELDRQMEMVPAHRKHCLSFSDLCLNPNEELSQIGETIGNAYPGLEDRTVGFPPLCPVAESMDSGLLHQIQVCLYRLAEQETCP, from the coding sequence ATTAACCTGATTGAACAATTAAACAACGTACTGGCTCGGGAGAGGATGTTTGACCAATTTTATAAAGATATTCCCCCCACTCCACAACTGCCGGTAATTTTCATTGTTGGTTTGCCCAGGTCAGGCACGACCCCTTTGGCCCAGATGATGATCCAAAGATTTAGACTGGGTTACGCATCCAATCTGATTGCAAAATTCTGGAACGCGCCTGAATTTGGAATATCCCTGGCCAGGGAACTATCTCAGGATCCGGGGCACGAATCTTCAGGCTTAGAATCAAATTATGGATTCACCGCCGGATATGAGGGCCATCATGAATTTGGATATTTTTGGAGGCGCTGGTTTGATTTCAAGGAAAATCATTTTCTGGACCATGAAGCACAATCGAGAATAGATGTAAGAGGGCTGCAAAAATCCCTGGCCGTTATGGAAAATGCTTGGAAACGGCCTTTGATATTTAAAAATCCAGCAGCACTCCCTTTACAAACGGAATTTTTAGCAAATATGTTATCTACTTCCTTTTTCATATATATAAAAAGAGATATCGAATCCGTTGCTGTTTCTCTTTTTAACGGACGAATCAAATACATGAAGGACATAAACCAATGGTTTTCCATAAAACCAAAGCAGTATTCACATCTCAAGAGTCAAGACATTCCTGAGCAGATAGCCGGACAAATCCATTACACCCAAAAAGAGTTAGACAGGCAAATGGAAATGGTGCCTGCTCATAGAAAGCATTGCCTGTCATTTTCGGACCTGTGCCTGAATCCCAATGAAGAGCTCAGTCAAATTGGTGAGACTATAGGAAACGCCTATCCTGGCCTGGAAGATAGAACAGTAGGTTTTCCCCCGTTGTGCCCTGTTGCCGAAAGTATGGACTCTGGATTGTTGCATCAGATTCAAGTATGCCTCTACAGACTGGCAGAGCAGGAAACATGTCCATAG